Proteins encoded by one window of Blautia faecicola:
- a CDS encoding helix-turn-helix domain-containing protein has translation MTNRTFMTVEEVAAELGVSKSYAYKIVKQLNDELQKLGYLTVAGRVNTNYFRKKVCYSEV, from the coding sequence GTGACGAACAGAACTTTTATGACAGTAGAAGAAGTTGCAGCGGAACTGGGAGTTTCCAAGTCTTATGCTTATAAGATTGTCAAACAGTTAAATGATGAATTACAGAAGCTGGGTTATCTTACGGTAGCTGGCAGAGTAAACACCAATTATTTCCGCAAAAAAGTATGTTACAGCGAAGTGTAA